From a single Silene latifolia isolate original U9 population chromosome 6, ASM4854445v1, whole genome shotgun sequence genomic region:
- the LOC141587023 gene encoding E3 ubiquitin-protein ligase APD2-like has protein sequence MEYSSSFTPPPSSSSSYFPAGVDCPSTSSSSMMPAREEDSSPPDLVRQPSSPRYLGFYYSSSDDHGGDDTFSCLIVILTFWFFVSMTLIMGIFGSEDLQTGPYSSILLQPNPLFVRQLKVEYLKEPEMAPVLYGFYRAPPLGVTQTWSETLYASVKPESHEEWIYFLNEGSQINISYNVPTSSSLLLIVAKGVEEMAEWIEDPSYPDVTLSWNVVHGNGTIVQDIPKSNDYYVAVGNLNSEDVKVELQLSVKSSMYDTTNSYFKCNLTRGSCNLKIPFPSGIAAVLTTPGTQQGGDKVYVKLSYEPRWLTYFLGIGGMTSIMLWAFNYLKGLRRSDGDGGEADTGPERAPLLSHKDEDLFSLGSSYDSGSQNDDEAQEYLEDGLLEGRPAGESGKKYNSRQCVICFDASKDCFFIPCGHCASCFDCGTRIAEDAGICPICRRKIKKVRRIYNV, from the exons ATGGAATATTCCTCCTCCTTTACTCCTCCGCCGTCGTCATCATCGTCGTATTTTCCGGCGGGTGTTGACTGTCCATCTACCTCATCATCGTCGATGATGCCGGCGAGAGAAGAGGATTCTTCGCCGCCTGATCTCGTTCGTCAGCCCTCTTCTCCGCGGTATTTGGGTTTCTATTATTCTTCTTCTGATGATCACGGCGGTGATGATACTTTCTCTTGTCTCATCGTTATTCTCACTTTCTGGTTCTTTG TGTCTATGACTCTCATTATGGGTATATTTGGTTCTGAGGATTTACAAACTGGCCCCTATAGCTCAATTCTTCTACAGCCTAACCCATTATTTGTACGTCAGTTGAAG GTGGAATATTTAAAGGAACCAGAGATGGCTCCAGTGCTTTATGGTTTTTACAGAGCCCCTCCACTAGGCGTCACCCAGACATGGTCCGAGACCCTATATGCTTCAGTTAAGCCCGAGTCCCATGAG GAATGGATATATTTCTTGAATGAGGGATCACAAATTAACATATCATACAATGTGCCAACCTCATCCTCTTTGTTACTCATAGTAGCAAAAG GAGTTGAAGAAATGGCCGAGTGGATCGAGGATCCATCATATCCCGATGTCACGTTGTCATGGAACGTTGTGCATG GAAATGGGACCATTGTGCAAGATATACCTAAATCGAATGATTATTATGTTGCTGTTGGGAACTTGAACTCTGAGGATGTTAAG GTCGAACTGCAGTTGTCTGTAAAGTCTTCCATGTATGACACTACAAATTCCTATTTCAAGTGTAATTTGACACGAGGTTCATGCAATCTAAAGATACCTTTCCCAAGTGGAATTGCTGCAGTATTGACTACTCCAGGGACACAGCAG GGTGGAGACAAAGTCTATGTTAAGTTGTCCTACGAACCACGCTGGCTGACATATTTTCTTGGTATAG GTGGCATGACATCAATCATGTTATGGGCATTCAATTACTTGAAAGGACTAAGGCGTAGTGATGGAGATGGTGGGGAAGCCGACACAGGACCCGAGAGAGCTCCTTTGCTGTCTCATAAAGATGAAGATCTCTTTAGCCTAGGTTCGTCTTATGATTCTGGTTCTCAAAATGACGATGAAGCTCAAGAGTACCTGGAAGATGGGCTACTTGAAGGGAGGCCGGCTGGAGAGAGTGGAAAGAAATATAACTCCAGGCAATGTGTTATATGTTTCGATGCATCTAAGGATTGCTTCTTCATTCCTTGTGGACACTGTGCATCTTGTTTTGACTGTGGGACCAG AATTGCTGAAGATGCTGGTATCTGTCCTATTTGTCGGCGTAAAATTAAGAAAGTTAGGAGGATATATAATGTGTGA